A window from Luteibacter flocculans encodes these proteins:
- a CDS encoding aldo/keto reductase family oxidoreductase, translating into MNHSTTYSLGDRTVNRLGYGAMQLAGPGVFGPPKDREAALAVLREAVALGVDHIDTSDFYGPHVTNQLIREALSPYPDNLTIVTKIGARRDEKGGWLPAFSPDALTSAVHDNLRNLGRDVLDVVNLRVMFDVHGPAEGSIEALLTPLAELQRQGLVRQIGLSNVTAAQVAEGRRICEIVCVQNQYNLVHRDDDALIDALGRDGIAYVPFFPLGGFTPLQSSALSDVAKRLDATPMQVALAWLLQRAPNILLIPGTSSVTHLRENLAARELVLPADALRDLEGIGRAAA; encoded by the coding sequence ATGAACCACAGCACGACCTATTCCCTCGGCGACCGCACCGTGAACCGGCTCGGTTACGGCGCGATGCAACTGGCCGGCCCCGGCGTGTTCGGCCCGCCCAAGGATCGCGAGGCGGCACTGGCCGTGCTGCGCGAAGCGGTCGCCCTGGGCGTCGACCATATCGACACCAGCGACTTCTATGGCCCCCACGTCACCAACCAGTTGATCCGCGAAGCGCTGTCGCCATACCCTGACAACCTCACGATCGTCACGAAGATCGGCGCGCGGCGTGACGAGAAAGGTGGCTGGCTCCCCGCCTTTTCGCCCGACGCGCTGACCTCCGCCGTACACGACAACCTGCGCAATCTCGGCCGCGACGTGCTCGACGTCGTCAACCTGCGCGTGATGTTCGACGTGCATGGACCCGCGGAAGGCTCGATCGAAGCGCTGCTCACGCCGCTCGCCGAGCTTCAGCGACAGGGTCTCGTTCGCCAGATCGGCCTCAGCAACGTCACCGCGGCGCAGGTGGCCGAGGGGCGCCGGATCTGCGAGATCGTCTGCGTGCAGAACCAGTACAACCTCGTGCACCGCGACGACGACGCGCTGATCGACGCGCTCGGCCGGGACGGCATCGCCTACGTACCGTTCTTTCCGCTGGGCGGTTTCACGCCGCTGCAGTCGTCCGCACTGTCGGACGTAGCAAAGCGTCTCGACGCCACGCCGATGCAGGTGGCGCTTGCCTGGCTGCTGCAGCGTGCGCCGAACATCCTGCTGATTCCCGGCACCTCGTCAGTGACGCATCTGCGCGAGAATCTTGCGGCTCGCGAACTGGTGCTGCCGGCGGATGCGTTGCGCGATCTGGAAGGCATCGGCCGCGCCGCGGCCTGA
- a CDS encoding HlyD family efflux transporter periplasmic adaptor subunit, producing MMAAVADPGMLAAAPPPWPGLRDDLKIHPSGRNRDGSPAWHLSDPVRNQFFRIGWLEFEMLQHWGLGDPQRIAEAIAARTTLAPEADDVLDFARFLQQQQLTRMAQPKRNASALHWLLQNYLFIRIPLVRPERFLRRALPYVQWMFGMRFLVATLLAAVMGLLLAARQWDAVQANLHGAMSWEGVIAFAGALVFSKCWHEFGHAFMATRYGVRVGHMGVALLVMWPMAYTDTGESWKLEGSRRRLAIASAGVMAELVLAAWCTLLWSFAPEGNFKNALFFLGTTAWVLTVAVNASPFMRFDGYFILADALDYPGLHERAGRWAKRWVRRALLGIEDPRPDAVSPRFAAFLTAFAFATWLYRLVLFVGIAVVVYHAFFKALGLILFLVEIVTFVGKPMLNEVRVWWMRRAEISRPRLHRWLAVLGALALVLLVPWSSSITGDGVVEAGFEQPVFTPFAARMERVAIVDGAKVTAGQVLFELSAPAPEDDGAKADALREAYEATARGAGALDRDGVAKQVVAERMADQYDVQRRASTAELHRLRLAASEDGVIRDLDPTLRPGSWVSPGSRIATVVGGTRWRAEVLVSESDRARLVPGAVATVYPHGRWQPLRGRVVAVDDGALEHLPSLMLAKNHGGPIPLNPTAPAKDLRPASVWYRVRVEGDGLSGPLAAEELATVRLEGHRESLGRRWIDSALLILLQQTGLGKEG from the coding sequence ATGATGGCCGCCGTCGCCGACCCTGGCATGCTGGCCGCGGCGCCCCCGCCGTGGCCGGGGTTGCGCGACGACCTGAAGATCCACCCTTCGGGTCGCAATCGCGACGGGTCGCCGGCCTGGCATCTGTCCGACCCCGTGCGCAACCAGTTCTTCCGCATCGGCTGGCTCGAATTCGAGATGCTTCAGCATTGGGGTCTCGGCGATCCGCAGCGCATCGCCGAGGCGATCGCGGCGCGTACCACGCTGGCCCCGGAAGCCGACGACGTACTCGACTTCGCGCGCTTCCTGCAACAACAGCAACTGACCCGCATGGCGCAGCCGAAGCGGAATGCGTCCGCGCTGCACTGGTTGTTGCAGAACTATCTCTTCATCCGCATCCCCCTCGTGCGCCCGGAACGTTTCCTGCGCCGCGCACTGCCGTATGTGCAGTGGATGTTCGGCATGCGCTTTCTCGTCGCGACGCTTCTCGCCGCCGTGATGGGTCTGCTGCTGGCGGCGCGCCAATGGGATGCGGTGCAGGCAAACCTGCACGGCGCGATGAGCTGGGAAGGCGTGATCGCGTTCGCAGGCGCACTGGTGTTTTCCAAGTGCTGGCACGAGTTCGGCCACGCGTTCATGGCGACGCGCTACGGCGTACGGGTAGGGCACATGGGCGTGGCGCTGCTGGTGATGTGGCCCATGGCGTATACCGATACCGGCGAGAGCTGGAAGCTGGAAGGCTCGCGTCGTCGCCTCGCCATCGCCTCGGCGGGGGTGATGGCCGAGCTGGTGCTGGCCGCGTGGTGCACGCTGCTGTGGTCGTTCGCACCGGAAGGCAATTTCAAGAACGCGCTGTTCTTCCTGGGCACGACGGCATGGGTGCTGACGGTGGCGGTGAACGCCAGCCCGTTCATGCGCTTCGATGGGTATTTCATTCTTGCCGACGCGCTCGACTACCCAGGCCTGCACGAACGTGCCGGTCGCTGGGCAAAGCGGTGGGTGCGCCGCGCTCTGCTGGGCATCGAAGACCCGCGACCGGATGCGGTGTCGCCGCGCTTCGCGGCTTTTCTCACCGCGTTCGCCTTTGCGACCTGGCTGTATCGCCTGGTGCTGTTCGTCGGTATCGCCGTGGTCGTGTACCACGCCTTCTTCAAGGCCCTCGGGCTCATTCTGTTCCTGGTGGAAATCGTGACGTTCGTGGGGAAGCCGATGCTCAACGAAGTACGCGTGTGGTGGATGCGTCGCGCGGAGATCAGTCGGCCGCGACTGCATCGCTGGCTGGCCGTGCTCGGCGCGCTCGCCCTGGTGCTTCTGGTGCCATGGTCATCGAGCATTACCGGCGATGGCGTCGTGGAAGCCGGGTTCGAGCAACCGGTGTTCACCCCGTTCGCGGCACGCATGGAGCGCGTGGCGATCGTCGATGGCGCGAAGGTGACGGCCGGGCAGGTGCTCTTCGAGCTTTCCGCGCCGGCCCCCGAAGACGACGGCGCGAAGGCCGACGCGTTGCGCGAGGCCTATGAAGCGACGGCACGGGGTGCCGGGGCGCTCGATCGCGATGGCGTCGCCAAGCAGGTGGTCGCCGAGCGCATGGCGGATCAGTACGACGTGCAGCGCCGCGCGAGTACCGCCGAATTGCATCGCCTGCGCCTCGCTGCGAGCGAGGATGGCGTCATCCGCGATCTCGATCCGACCTTGCGCCCAGGGAGCTGGGTGTCGCCTGGCTCGCGCATCGCCACCGTGGTTGGCGGCACGCGCTGGCGTGCGGAAGTGCTTGTCTCGGAGTCGGACCGTGCACGGCTCGTACCTGGCGCGGTCGCTACCGTCTATCCGCACGGCCGCTGGCAACCGCTCCGTGGGCGCGTGGTAGCGGTGGACGACGGCGCACTGGAACATCTGCCGAGCCTGATGCTTGCCAAGAACCACGGCGGCCCGATTCCGTTGAATCCCACGGCACCGGCCAAGGACCTGCGTCCTGCAAGCGTCTGGTATCGCGTACGCGTGGAAGGCGACGGGTTGAGCGGCCCGCTGGCGGCCGAGGAACTGGCCACCGTGCGCTTGGAAGGGCACCGCGAAAGCCTGGGCCGGCGCTGGATCGACAGCGCCTTGCTGATCCTGTTGCAGCAAACCGGCCTGGGCAAGGAAGGCTGA
- a CDS encoding efflux RND transporter periplasmic adaptor subunit, with protein MTEEASTGAHASSRFYALAVRAEAASTAAELGFVAVNETRLLVDYRQASLVALTPGRPPRLAAHSGLADADPNTPYALWLSAVAKCIAPRCIDLPAAVRVLPLSPDMLGDALAAEWAEWLPAQVWVLPLFGPDKAVHALLFLARDEPWPTTLHADGAEYALLQIANLYGYAWWSLVARPSRWRRWWHAITRGRRLRYGLMALAVLLLVPVREYTLVPAEIISTRSQVIASPREGVIHRMTVLPNAPVKAGQVLAELDDTTLRNRLAVAQAELATASVEMHQAAQQAIENQSAKADLGMAEGKWRERQVDVASLQREVDKLAIRAPSDGVFVYSDPDDWAGRPVQTGERIGLLADPHVLGVRAWAPVGEPTNLAPGAPMTVFLKVAPLSPLDARLDYAGYQPVEAPNGVASYVLRGTIDGAPAGARIGLQGTARVSGRWSVLGYLMLRRPLATVRAWCGL; from the coding sequence ATGACCGAAGAGGCATCCACCGGCGCCCACGCGTCGTCGCGCTTCTACGCGCTCGCCGTCCGTGCCGAAGCGGCGTCTACCGCCGCGGAACTCGGCTTCGTTGCGGTCAACGAGACGCGCCTGCTGGTCGATTACCGGCAGGCGTCCCTGGTCGCGCTGACGCCGGGGCGCCCGCCGCGCCTTGCCGCGCATTCGGGGTTGGCCGATGCGGACCCGAACACGCCGTATGCGCTGTGGTTGTCGGCGGTTGCCAAGTGCATCGCGCCGCGTTGCATCGATCTCCCCGCGGCGGTCCGTGTGCTGCCGCTCTCGCCGGACATGCTGGGCGATGCGTTGGCCGCGGAATGGGCCGAATGGCTGCCGGCGCAGGTCTGGGTGTTGCCGCTGTTCGGGCCTGACAAAGCCGTGCACGCGCTGCTTTTTCTCGCACGCGACGAGCCGTGGCCCACTACCTTGCATGCGGACGGCGCGGAATACGCGCTGCTGCAGATCGCGAATCTCTACGGCTATGCATGGTGGTCGCTGGTGGCACGACCTTCGCGTTGGCGGCGCTGGTGGCATGCCATCACGCGCGGTCGTCGTCTGCGCTACGGGCTGATGGCACTGGCCGTGTTGCTGCTCGTGCCGGTGCGCGAATACACGCTGGTACCGGCGGAAATCATTTCCACGCGCAGCCAGGTCATCGCCTCGCCGCGTGAGGGCGTGATCCATCGCATGACCGTGTTGCCCAATGCGCCCGTCAAGGCCGGCCAGGTGCTGGCAGAGCTCGACGATACGACCTTGCGTAACCGCCTCGCTGTGGCGCAGGCGGAACTGGCGACCGCGAGCGTCGAAATGCACCAGGCGGCACAACAGGCCATCGAGAACCAGAGCGCCAAGGCGGATCTCGGCATGGCCGAAGGCAAGTGGCGCGAACGTCAGGTGGACGTCGCCTCGCTCCAGCGCGAAGTGGACAAGCTTGCCATCCGCGCACCGTCCGACGGCGTGTTCGTGTATTCCGATCCGGACGACTGGGCCGGACGTCCCGTGCAGACGGGCGAGCGCATCGGTCTTCTCGCCGATCCGCATGTATTGGGCGTGCGTGCCTGGGCGCCGGTGGGCGAACCGACCAACCTCGCGCCGGGTGCACCGATGACGGTGTTCCTCAAGGTCGCGCCGCTGAGCCCGCTCGACGCACGGCTCGACTACGCCGGCTACCAACCGGTGGAAGCGCCCAACGGCGTGGCGAGCTACGTGCTGCGCGGCACGATCGACGGCGCACCGGCAGGCGCACGTATTGGTCTGCAGGGCACCGCGCGTGTTTCCGGACGTTGGAGCGTTCTCGGGTATCTGATGCTGCGTCGACCCCTGGCGACCGTTCGCGCCTGGTGCGGTCTCTGA
- a CDS encoding TolC family protein, with protein MKTTSTTPALRRAPLVASLAIAVFLTGCGAVKPKPLTHDEIATRVKNDQQAMYKGQEAVTAPLTLSDVMARSLKYNLDYRLKLMETALSRGLLDVSELDMLPKLMTDAGYRWRSNDSGGTSIGIQDRIVSLRPSTSEERVHYLADATLSWDVLDFGLSYYRAKQQADDVNTTDERRRKVLQNIVQDVRDAYWRALGAQRLLGETQALADNIQAALEKTRQAERAGVLPPVEGLEYQRALLDAMTLVNEKRQEMEFAKRELAALMSLPPGTDFTLADATETNLSQVPGNLDQLEQMALEQRPELREEDYKTRIDAIETKKQIAALFPNLNLFGGVGYDSNKYLYNENWAQGGVSMSMNLFRLAGIPAIKRTNKARMEVDDARRMALSMAILTQVRVSVERYKLAVYDHQLAQESAQVDQRLASVARAGSSNQLTSELETLRTQARSMVSRFQEASSYAAAQSAYGRVLNSVGIDLMPEQVAGTDVPALSRAIQTSLLDGEKQVFPQLADAVSVDRPIQLSVSGLPPRVDGDAVRSAVGKVMTSNRLALGSGEDSLSVDLRYSATPGKAAIRAQWDVTVQDRAGKRLLTQSYRSFMPNEITTRSVTALAEAAALSVMGDVRRLATAPETASAAAQ; from the coding sequence ATGAAGACCACTTCGACGACCCCCGCGCTGCGTCGCGCACCGCTGGTCGCCTCGCTCGCCATCGCCGTGTTTCTTACCGGCTGCGGTGCCGTCAAGCCCAAGCCGCTGACCCACGATGAAATCGCCACGCGGGTCAAGAACGACCAGCAGGCCATGTACAAGGGCCAGGAGGCGGTGACGGCACCGCTGACGCTGTCCGACGTCATGGCACGGTCGCTCAAGTACAACCTCGACTATCGCCTCAAACTGATGGAAACCGCGCTGTCGCGCGGCCTGCTCGACGTCTCCGAGCTGGACATGCTGCCCAAGCTGATGACCGACGCCGGTTACCGTTGGCGCAGCAACGATTCGGGCGGTACCAGCATCGGCATTCAGGACCGAATCGTCAGCCTGCGTCCCTCGACCTCCGAGGAGCGCGTGCATTACCTCGCCGACGCCACGCTGTCGTGGGACGTGCTCGACTTCGGCCTCAGCTACTACCGTGCGAAGCAGCAGGCGGACGACGTCAACACCACCGACGAGCGCCGCCGCAAGGTGCTGCAGAACATCGTGCAGGATGTACGCGACGCCTACTGGCGTGCCCTCGGCGCGCAGCGCCTGCTCGGCGAGACCCAGGCGCTGGCCGACAACATCCAGGCCGCGCTGGAGAAGACCCGCCAGGCCGAGCGCGCTGGCGTGCTGCCGCCCGTGGAAGGCCTCGAATACCAGCGCGCGCTGCTCGACGCCATGACGCTGGTGAACGAGAAGCGTCAGGAGATGGAATTCGCCAAGCGCGAACTCGCCGCATTGATGAGCCTGCCGCCGGGTACCGACTTCACGCTCGCCGACGCCACCGAGACGAACCTGTCGCAGGTGCCGGGCAATCTCGACCAGCTCGAACAGATGGCGCTGGAACAGCGTCCGGAGCTGCGCGAGGAAGACTACAAGACGCGCATCGACGCCATCGAGACGAAGAAGCAGATCGCGGCGCTGTTCCCGAACCTCAATCTGTTCGGTGGCGTGGGCTACGACTCGAACAAGTACTTGTACAACGAGAACTGGGCGCAGGGCGGCGTGAGCATGTCCATGAACCTGTTCCGTCTCGCGGGCATCCCTGCGATCAAGCGCACCAACAAGGCGCGCATGGAAGTGGACGACGCGCGTCGCATGGCGCTCAGCATGGCGATCCTGACCCAGGTGCGCGTCTCGGTGGAGCGCTACAAGCTGGCCGTCTACGACCACCAGTTGGCCCAGGAATCCGCGCAGGTGGACCAGCGTCTCGCCAGCGTGGCCCGCGCCGGTTCCAGCAACCAGCTCACCAGCGAACTGGAAACGCTGCGCACGCAGGCACGCTCCATGGTCTCGCGCTTCCAGGAAGCTTCGTCGTACGCCGCCGCGCAGTCGGCCTATGGCCGCGTGCTGAACTCGGTAGGCATCGACCTGATGCCGGAGCAGGTGGCCGGCACTGATGTGCCCGCGCTTTCCCGTGCCATCCAGACCAGCCTGCTCGATGGGGAGAAGCAGGTGTTCCCGCAGCTTGCCGATGCCGTGAGTGTGGATCGCCCGATCCAGTTGAGCGTGTCGGGCCTGCCGCCGCGCGTCGACGGCGACGCCGTGCGCAGCGCCGTGGGCAAGGTGATGACCAGCAACCGCCTCGCGCTTGGTAGCGGTGAAGACAGCCTGTCCGTCGATCTGCGCTACAGCGCCACACCGGGCAAGGCCGCCATTCGCGCGCAGTGGGACGTGACCGTGCAGGATCGCGCCGGTAAGCGCCTGCTGACGCAGAGCTACCGCAGCTTCATGCCCAACGAGATCACCACGCGCTCCGTCACGGCACTGGCCGAAGCGGCCGCGCTCTCGGTCATGGGTGACGTGCGCCGCCTGGCGACAGCACCCGAGACGGCTTCCGCCGCCGCGCAATGA
- a CDS encoding LysR family transcriptional regulator, protein MEAFVSVARAGGFREAARARGGSASALSEAVRRLETQVGVRLLNRTTRSVAPTEAGEGLLSRLAPALSEVESAIDAVNGFRDRPAGTLKLNVPMAAARLVLPAIVPPFLAAYPEIRLEILAEENFVDVLAAGCDAGIRYDERLEQDMIAVPIGPRVQRFAAAASPAYLDRHGRPAHPRDLMAHACLRGRFPERAMPPWEFERDGETLLVDPSGPLVVSIGGAVDLAVDAAVAGTGIVYLFEDWLRAHLNSGALEPVLEAWWPSFSGPFLYYPGRRLMPAPLKAFVEFVKASGAAAATV, encoded by the coding sequence CTGGAGGCTTTCGTCTCGGTGGCCCGGGCCGGCGGCTTCCGCGAGGCGGCTCGGGCGCGGGGTGGCAGCGCGTCGGCGCTGAGCGAGGCCGTGCGTCGGCTCGAAACGCAGGTGGGTGTGCGGCTGCTTAACCGCACGACTCGCAGCGTCGCGCCGACCGAGGCGGGTGAGGGCCTGCTCTCGCGCCTGGCGCCTGCATTGAGCGAAGTCGAGTCGGCCATCGATGCGGTGAACGGGTTTCGCGATCGCCCCGCCGGCACGTTGAAGCTCAACGTGCCCATGGCCGCCGCGCGGCTGGTCCTGCCTGCCATCGTGCCGCCCTTTCTGGCCGCGTATCCGGAGATCCGGCTGGAGATTCTCGCGGAGGAAAACTTCGTCGACGTGCTTGCCGCCGGTTGCGATGCGGGCATCCGCTACGACGAGCGGCTTGAGCAGGACATGATTGCCGTGCCGATAGGCCCGCGCGTGCAGCGTTTTGCGGCCGCTGCGTCGCCGGCCTATCTGGATCGTCACGGACGCCCGGCTCATCCGCGCGATCTCATGGCGCATGCTTGCCTGCGCGGCCGCTTCCCGGAACGCGCCATGCCGCCGTGGGAATTCGAACGCGATGGCGAGACCTTGCTCGTCGATCCGTCCGGACCGCTGGTGGTGAGCATCGGCGGGGCGGTGGATCTTGCGGTGGACGCCGCGGTCGCCGGTACCGGCATCGTCTACCTGTTCGAAGACTGGCTGCGCGCACACCTGAACAGCGGTGCCCTCGAACCGGTGCTCGAAGCATGGTGGCCGAGCTTTTCGGGGCCGTTCCTGTACTACCCCGGACGGCGCCTCATGCCGGCGCCGCTCAAGGCGTTCGTCGAGTTCGTGAAGGCATCGGGAGCCGCGGCTGCAACGGTCTGA
- a CDS encoding efflux RND transporter periplasmic adaptor subunit, giving the protein MKKTMWFGGLLALGLAGMGSAQGQSSPAAGAQAPVRFLVVADKESPLSAATPGRVSRVYVQLGDSVAKGKTMVALDCSDLDARRAAADAEYKAAELRYEAKAKLQGLDSAAALEVELTAADVNRTRSQLRIFDAQLAQCRFVAPFDGRVARIHVKEGQGVAAGAPVVDLVGTGTPKARLNVPSNWIGWLKPGAHLDASIDETGGHYQLTVTRLSGRVDAVSQTIEIEAEFQGDTANVLPGMSGRATPAKTSGQG; this is encoded by the coding sequence ATGAAGAAGACGATGTGGTTCGGTGGCTTGCTCGCGTTGGGTCTGGCCGGCATGGGATCGGCGCAGGGGCAGTCGTCCCCTGCGGCCGGCGCGCAGGCGCCGGTGCGGTTCCTGGTGGTGGCCGACAAGGAAAGCCCGCTGTCGGCGGCGACGCCGGGTCGCGTTTCGCGCGTCTACGTGCAGCTTGGCGACAGCGTCGCCAAGGGCAAGACGATGGTGGCGCTGGATTGCAGCGACCTCGACGCACGGCGTGCTGCTGCCGATGCGGAATACAAGGCCGCGGAGCTTCGCTACGAAGCCAAAGCAAAGCTGCAGGGGCTCGACTCGGCGGCCGCGCTGGAAGTCGAACTGACCGCGGCGGACGTCAACCGCACCCGTAGCCAGTTGCGCATCTTCGACGCGCAGTTGGCCCAGTGCCGCTTCGTTGCGCCGTTCGACGGTCGCGTGGCGCGCATCCACGTGAAGGAAGGCCAAGGCGTGGCCGCGGGCGCACCGGTCGTCGACCTGGTGGGTACGGGCACCCCCAAGGCACGGCTCAACGTGCCGTCGAACTGGATCGGCTGGCTCAAGCCCGGCGCGCATCTGGACGCGAGCATCGACGAGACCGGCGGCCACTATCAGCTCACGGTGACCCGTCTGAGCGGTCGAGTGGATGCGGTCAGTCAGACGATCGAGATCGAAGCCGAGTTTCAGGGCGATACGGCCAACGTGCTGCCGGGTATGAGCGGGCGTGCGACGCCAGCCAAGACCAGCGGGCAGGGCTGA